A part of Larkinella insperata genomic DNA contains:
- a CDS encoding ring-cleaving dioxygenase encodes METLVNGLHHVTALAGDAQANVDFYTHILGLRLVKKTINFDAPDVYHLYYGDETGSPGSILTFFPYGKGIPRGRKGGGQLTYTAFSVPAASLNFWTNRLQEFNIPFSGPYQRFNETYLRFEDFDGMGIELVAHDNDQRPGWSNGFIPVEHAVKGFHTVTLNEVRVEDTVKLLTESLGHTLVSEEAGLFRFQAGEGGSGNYVDVRHPVNDARAHQGAGSVHHVAFSTDSDESQIVLQHQLLEAGYHVTPVQDRNYFRSIYFREPGGILFEVATNPPGFAVDESVAELGKTLKLPEWYEPRRAKIEAVLPKIEVK; translated from the coding sequence ATGGAAACGCTCGTCAATGGATTACACCACGTAACGGCTTTGGCCGGAGATGCTCAAGCCAATGTTGACTTTTACACCCATATTTTGGGGCTGCGGCTGGTCAAAAAAACCATCAATTTTGATGCACCGGACGTTTACCACTTGTACTACGGTGACGAAACCGGTTCACCGGGCAGTATCCTGACGTTCTTTCCGTACGGGAAAGGCATTCCGCGGGGCCGGAAGGGGGGAGGACAACTCACATACACGGCTTTTTCGGTTCCGGCGGCATCCCTGAACTTCTGGACCAACCGCCTGCAGGAATTTAATATTCCCTTCTCGGGACCTTACCAGCGGTTCAACGAAACCTACCTGCGTTTTGAGGATTTCGACGGGATGGGCATTGAACTGGTGGCGCACGACAACGATCAACGTCCCGGCTGGTCGAACGGGTTTATTCCGGTTGAACACGCTGTCAAAGGCTTCCACACGGTTACGCTGAACGAAGTTCGGGTGGAGGATACGGTAAAATTATTAACCGAATCCCTCGGTCATACGTTGGTATCAGAAGAAGCCGGGCTTTTCCGGTTCCAGGCTGGCGAAGGAGGTTCCGGAAATTATGTGGATGTCCGGCACCCGGTGAATGATGCCCGGGCGCACCAGGGGGCCGGTTCGGTTCACCACGTTGCGTTTTCGACGGATTCCGACGAATCGCAGATCGTTCTGCAACACCAGTTGCTGGAAGCCGGGTATCACGTTACGCCCGTTCAGGACCGGAATTATTTCCGCAGCATTTACTTCCGCGAGCCGGGCGGTATTTTGTTTGAAGTCGCCACCAACCCTCCGGGATTTGCGGTGGACGAGTCCGTTGCCGAATTGGGGAAAACGCTTAAATTGCCGGAGTGGTACGAACCCCGGCGCGCTAAAATCGAAGCGGTATTGCCAAAAATTGAAGTGAAATAA
- a CDS encoding alpha/beta hydrolase, whose amino-acid sequence MIHDPNNFITAGKPLEAAAKVMVMVHGRGASARDILSLSDYIDDEEFAFVAPQASQNSWYPNSFLSPLEQNEPHLSSALQVLTSIRARLQSDYNFKPPQIFWLGFSQGACLALEYVARNAMTYGGVFGLSGGLIGPPGTPRLYEGELEETPIFLGCSDIDPHIPKERVIESEGVFRAMGAEVKMKLYPNFPHSVNEDELKIVNQLIGGSPSSGAPIRELYT is encoded by the coding sequence ATGATACACGATCCGAACAATTTTATTACAGCCGGGAAACCGCTGGAAGCTGCCGCAAAAGTTATGGTGATGGTGCACGGCCGGGGGGCCTCGGCACGCGACATCCTGTCGTTGTCAGATTACATCGATGATGAGGAGTTTGCGTTTGTCGCCCCGCAGGCCAGCCAGAATTCGTGGTATCCGAATTCGTTTCTGAGTCCACTCGAGCAAAACGAACCGCACCTATCCTCGGCTTTGCAGGTGCTCACCAGCATTCGGGCCCGGCTTCAGTCCGATTACAATTTCAAACCTCCGCAGATTTTCTGGCTCGGCTTTTCGCAGGGTGCCTGTCTGGCGCTGGAGTACGTAGCCCGCAACGCCATGACTTACGGGGGCGTTTTTGGCTTGAGCGGTGGTTTGATCGGCCCGCCCGGTACACCCCGGCTTTACGAAGGCGAACTGGAGGAAACCCCGATCTTTCTGGGCTGTAGCGACATTGACCCGCATATTCCGAAGGAACGCGTTATTGAATCGGAAGGCGTATTCCGGGCAATGGGCGCGGAGGTAAAAATGAAATTATATCCAAATTTTCCGCATTCGGTCAACGAAGATGAGCTAAAGATTGTTAATCAGTTGATTGGGGGCTCGCCCAGCTCGGGTGCACCCATTCGCGAGTTGTACACCTAA
- a CDS encoding muconolactone Delta-isomerase family protein: protein MSQFMVEFDLPAEITEEFTVRIPLQRLKVNELMENGKLITYALSLDRQKLWCVVKAQTEFEVMEIVSEFPLINFMDPTITELMFNNIVSLRMPLFSLN from the coding sequence ATGAGCCAGTTTATGGTAGAATTCGATCTCCCGGCCGAAATAACCGAGGAATTTACAGTACGCATACCACTCCAGCGGTTGAAGGTGAACGAGTTGATGGAAAACGGAAAACTGATCACCTACGCCTTGTCACTCGACCGCCAGAAACTGTGGTGTGTGGTGAAAGCGCAGACTGAGTTTGAGGTGATGGAAATCGTATCCGAATTTCCACTCATCAATTTCATGGATCCAACCATTACGGAGCTGATGTTCAATAATATCGTTTCATTAAGAATGCCCCTGTTTTCGTTGAATTGA